One region of Polynucleobacter sp. Adler-ghost genomic DNA includes:
- the rnhA gene encoding ribonuclease HI, which yields MPHTKPLPHIVIYTDGACKGNPGPGGWGAVLRSGGHEKHLHGGAEHTTNNRMEISAVIHALRALKQTSSVELWTDSQYVQKGVTEWLEGWKKRGWKTASKDPVKNADLWQELDTLIPDHQITWHWVRGHNGHPGNELADLLANKGVEEFLP from the coding sequence ATGCCTCACACCAAACCCCTTCCTCATATTGTCATTTATACCGATGGTGCCTGCAAAGGCAATCCCGGCCCCGGCGGTTGGGGTGCTGTCCTGCGCTCTGGCGGCCATGAGAAGCACCTTCATGGTGGTGCCGAACATACCACTAACAATCGGATGGAAATTAGCGCCGTCATTCATGCGCTGCGAGCCCTGAAGCAAACTAGCTCGGTAGAACTTTGGACCGACTCTCAGTACGTACAAAAGGGTGTCACTGAGTGGCTGGAGGGTTGGAAAAAGAGGGGTTGGAAGACCGCCAGCAAAGATCCCGTTAAAAATGCTGATTTATGGCAAGAATTAGATACCCTCATTCCCGACCATCAGATCACCTGGCATTGGGTTCGTGGCCATAACGGCCACCCTGGGAATGAGCTGGCAGACCTCTTGGCAAACAAGGGTGTAGAAGAATTTCTCCCTTAA
- a CDS encoding class I SAM-dependent methyltransferase, with the protein MPAPPWSSWEKWLQSPPGRYVLAWEQKCFNQIVADVFGFYAVQIGLPQINTLAENRMPLHALLINTHDRQKQAGQFNWHQIEGNANELPFASESIDLLVLPHVLEFAADPHQILREAERVLRPEGRLIISGFNPASLWGMRQYLSRLIGAPYLPRDGQFISLLRIKDWLQLLNFSLDRGHFGCYKLPLSGESGMARMDFMEPAGNRWWPIFGAVFLVSAIKRQQGIRLIGQVQGLRIPAITQLNPVAESRQQLVKEQDRVN; encoded by the coding sequence ATGCCTGCACCACCATGGAGTTCATGGGAAAAATGGCTGCAATCGCCCCCTGGGCGCTATGTGCTTGCCTGGGAGCAAAAATGCTTTAATCAAATCGTGGCGGATGTCTTTGGTTTTTATGCCGTACAAATTGGTTTGCCGCAAATCAATACCTTGGCAGAAAACCGCATGCCCTTGCACGCGCTACTGATTAACACTCATGATCGCCAAAAGCAGGCTGGCCAGTTTAATTGGCATCAGATTGAGGGCAATGCCAATGAACTGCCCTTTGCCTCTGAATCCATTGATTTGCTGGTATTGCCCCATGTCTTGGAATTTGCTGCTGATCCCCATCAAATTTTGCGAGAAGCCGAGCGCGTCCTTCGCCCAGAGGGCCGCTTGATTATTTCTGGATTTAATCCGGCTAGTCTTTGGGGTATGCGTCAATATCTTAGTAGATTGATCGGCGCCCCCTATTTACCGAGAGATGGTCAATTTATTAGCCTTCTTAGAATTAAAGACTGGCTGCAGCTTCTGAATTTCTCACTAGATAGAGGTCATTTTGGCTGCTATAAACTCCCCTTGAGTGGCGAGTCAGGCATGGCCAGAATGGATTTTATGGAGCCAGCTGGTAACCGCTGGTGGCCTATTTTTGGGGCTGTTTTCTTAGTTTCCGCCATCAAGCGCCAGCAAGGCATCCGCCTCATCGGACAAGTCCAGGGTCTGCGCATCCCAGCAATCACTCAATTGAACCCTGTCGCTGAAAGTCGCCAGCAATTGGTCAAAGAGCAAGACCGAGTAAATTAA
- a CDS encoding efflux RND transporter periplasmic adaptor subunit, producing the protein MSKIESTLDKAVAKLLKLKNWVMTRLCALWKKTSPHLSKLKKIDYPTVKAFTLKYKWRILIVLVILYAGSKTYDYFFPAPTKGGGGPQTITSVVAEKKDVPLIIEATGTIISNSIVDIRPMITNTVKTIHVKDGQEVKEGELLFTLDDRNDRANYEKLKALADDAQKQYLRAKELVEKNFISKAGLETSLANAKSAQAAARSAEVQLSFDSIRSPINGRAGIINVFPGSLVQASNVVTTSTNSTATSSVGSMVTITQLNPINVQFVIPEKDIPIILENKKDDAPLKVKVTIGDTGKNTYEGHVLVIDNQVDPLIAAVRVKAQIPNDKLEILPGQFARVSLNANTLKDVIAVPTQAIVIGPAGRLVYVVDKDDKVTAKPVKVPYEYLGTSVITGINSGDRIVVEGKQNLRTGSKVREAKAAKSEKPPADKSTAAEPK; encoded by the coding sequence GTGTCAAAAATTGAATCCACACTCGATAAGGCAGTTGCCAAGCTTCTCAAGCTAAAAAACTGGGTCATGACCCGTCTGTGCGCTCTTTGGAAAAAAACTTCCCCGCACCTGAGTAAGCTCAAAAAAATTGACTACCCCACAGTCAAAGCATTTACTCTGAAATACAAGTGGCGTATTTTGATTGTGCTGGTCATTTTGTATGCCGGTTCTAAAACCTATGACTATTTTTTCCCAGCTCCTACTAAAGGCGGCGGTGGACCTCAAACCATTACCAGCGTTGTAGCTGAAAAGAAGGATGTCCCTCTCATTATTGAAGCCACTGGCACGATTATCTCCAATAGCATCGTTGATATTCGCCCAATGATTACTAATACAGTTAAGACCATCCACGTAAAGGATGGGCAAGAAGTCAAAGAAGGTGAACTCCTCTTTACCCTAGATGATCGCAACGACCGCGCTAACTATGAGAAGTTAAAAGCCTTGGCAGATGACGCGCAAAAACAATATTTACGCGCCAAGGAACTGGTAGAGAAAAACTTTATCTCTAAGGCAGGATTAGAAACCTCCCTCGCCAATGCAAAGTCGGCTCAGGCGGCTGCTCGGTCTGCTGAAGTTCAACTCTCTTTTGACTCAATTCGCTCACCGATTAACGGAAGAGCAGGCATCATCAACGTCTTCCCCGGCTCTCTAGTGCAAGCAAGTAATGTCGTAACAACTTCAACAAACTCAACTGCTACCTCGAGCGTAGGTTCGATGGTCACAATCACGCAACTTAACCCAATTAATGTTCAGTTTGTAATTCCAGAAAAGGATATTCCCATCATCCTGGAAAATAAAAAAGATGATGCGCCTTTAAAGGTAAAAGTGACTATTGGTGATACTGGAAAAAATACTTATGAAGGTCATGTTCTGGTGATCGATAACCAAGTTGACCCGTTAATTGCGGCAGTTCGAGTTAAAGCACAAATTCCGAACGATAAATTGGAAATACTGCCTGGGCAATTTGCACGCGTTTCGCTCAATGCCAACACCTTAAAAGACGTGATTGCCGTTCCCACTCAAGCCATTGTCATCGGCCCTGCTGGGCGTCTAGTATATGTAGTTGATAAAGACGATAAAGTCACCGCAAAGCCGGTGAAAGTACCCTATGAGTACCTGGGCACCTCAGTCATTACTGGAATTAATTCTGGCGATCGCATTGTGGTTGAGGGTAAGCAGAATTTACGCACCGGTAGCAAAGTGCGTGAGGCAAAAGCTGCTAAATCAGAGAAGCCCCCCGCCGATAAATCTACTGCCGCTGAACCAAAATGA
- a CDS encoding efflux RND transporter permease subunit, with amino-acid sequence MTLSELCIRRPVMTVLLSIATVIAGGVAYFKIPVAALPSFNTPVISVSASLPGASPEIMASAVALPLEKEFSTIDGIKVISSTNSLGSTSVTLEFTSDRDIDKAAVDVQAALLRAQRRLPIEMTVPPSYRKINPADTPVLIVRMSSPSISLSEMNAYAENLMSPNLSTISGVSQVIVYGAKRYAVRVSVRPDALGNRNITMDEVAAAVNKANTNSPVGTLDGPRQLITIYANPQLVSAQEFGNLIVAQRNGYPIYLKDVADVQESFEDVKTFASAKGERSIAIAVLRQPNANTVEVVDSIKKLLPSLKAQMPESIQLTLINDRSLSIIESIHDVNLTLLLTIALVVLVIFLFLKHVSATIIPSISLPISLIGAFFVFYFLGYSLNNISLLGITLAVGLVVDDAIVVLENIMRYVEEGMDPLKAALKGSKEVGFTIISISISLVAVFIPLFFMAGPIGLLFREFAVVVTLSILVSAVVSLTVVPMLCSRFLPKPGEHPKEYEITKQFDRAYEWTLKKYVHYLDLALANRKRVLYGALASFVITIALFVYSPKGFFPEEDIGQLRVTVEASEDTSFRAMMALQDQAAKVVDSDPNVATSISILGGGQSSGRNTGRFFIILKPKNERQKMSKVMEGLRSKFKEIPGIQVYMSPVQNLQLGGRSSKSRYQFTLQSVGFEGVNEWAEKLLQKMRADPIFKDVTSDSQLKGLNVKIEIDREKAASAGVSIADIRTALYSSFGERQVSTIYTPVNTYYVILETAQDDRQFETDLNKVFVRGRATDRLIPLSSLASFVRTVGPTAVNHQGQIPAVTISFNLAPDVFLGNATKAIDGFVKAVDLPPSIITSYGGDAAVFKDNQSGQVILLLAALGVIYILLGVLYESYIHPLTILAGLPSAAIGAILSLRIFGFELTVVASIGILLLIGIVKKNAILMIDFALDAQRNQGMSPEMAIREACILRFRPIMMTTIAALMGALPIALGLGAGAELRQPLGISVAGGLIFSQFVTLIITPVIYLYLDKYSGNGPLEIPPSVLEGT; translated from the coding sequence ATGACGCTTTCTGAGTTATGCATTAGACGTCCCGTAATGACAGTATTGCTGTCTATTGCAACTGTCATTGCTGGGGGTGTTGCCTATTTTAAGATTCCAGTAGCCGCTCTTCCTAGTTTCAATACGCCAGTTATTTCTGTATCGGCCAGCTTACCTGGCGCATCACCTGAAATTATGGCCTCGGCTGTTGCGCTGCCACTCGAAAAAGAATTTTCAACAATTGATGGCATCAAAGTCATCAGCTCCACTAACTCACTTGGCTCAACGAGTGTCACCCTTGAATTTACAAGTGATCGTGACATTGATAAAGCAGCCGTAGATGTTCAAGCAGCTCTCTTACGGGCCCAGCGCCGTTTGCCAATTGAAATGACGGTACCTCCTTCTTATCGAAAGATTAATCCTGCCGATACACCCGTATTAATTGTGCGCATGAGCTCCCCATCAATCAGCCTCTCTGAAATGAACGCTTATGCAGAGAACCTGATGTCCCCAAACTTATCCACTATTTCTGGGGTTTCACAAGTAATAGTATATGGAGCAAAGCGTTATGCAGTGAGAGTAAGCGTGAGGCCAGATGCTTTGGGTAATCGCAATATCACCATGGATGAGGTGGCAGCTGCAGTCAACAAAGCCAATACCAATAGCCCGGTTGGAACCCTTGATGGACCCCGCCAGCTCATCACCATCTATGCCAACCCACAACTAGTGTCAGCTCAAGAATTTGGCAACCTGATCGTTGCCCAGCGTAATGGATATCCAATTTATCTCAAAGATGTTGCTGACGTACAAGAGAGCTTTGAGGATGTAAAGACCTTTGCCTCGGCAAAAGGTGAGCGCTCAATAGCGATTGCCGTACTACGCCAACCAAATGCCAATACGGTTGAAGTTGTTGACTCCATTAAAAAACTATTGCCTTCTCTCAAAGCGCAAATGCCGGAATCTATTCAGTTAACACTGATTAATGACCGATCGCTTTCAATTATTGAGTCGATTCATGATGTCAATCTCACACTGCTTCTCACTATCGCACTCGTTGTCTTAGTAATCTTCCTATTTCTAAAGCATGTTTCTGCAACTATCATTCCATCCATTAGCTTACCGATTTCCCTGATCGGTGCATTCTTTGTTTTCTACTTTTTGGGCTATAGCCTCAATAACATTTCATTGCTGGGTATCACTCTTGCTGTTGGCTTGGTGGTAGATGATGCAATCGTAGTGCTAGAAAACATCATGCGGTATGTTGAAGAAGGCATGGATCCATTAAAGGCTGCTTTAAAAGGCAGTAAAGAGGTTGGCTTTACGATCATCTCAATCTCCATATCTCTGGTGGCAGTATTTATTCCACTATTTTTTATGGCTGGTCCAATTGGCCTTCTCTTTAGAGAATTTGCCGTTGTGGTAACGCTATCAATTCTAGTTTCGGCTGTTGTCTCATTAACAGTAGTGCCAATGTTATGCAGCCGCTTTTTGCCAAAACCTGGTGAGCACCCCAAAGAATATGAAATCACAAAGCAGTTCGATCGCGCATATGAGTGGACTTTAAAAAAGTATGTCCACTATTTAGATTTAGCCTTAGCGAATAGAAAGAGAGTGTTATACGGGGCGTTAGCCAGCTTTGTCATTACTATTGCCCTCTTTGTTTATAGTCCAAAAGGATTCTTTCCGGAAGAAGATATTGGTCAATTACGCGTGACCGTGGAGGCCTCTGAAGACACCTCCTTTAGAGCGATGATGGCTTTACAAGATCAGGCTGCGAAAGTGGTTGATAGCGACCCTAATGTGGCAACCTCAATCTCTATTCTTGGCGGTGGCCAAAGTTCTGGCCGTAATACCGGAAGATTCTTCATCATTCTCAAGCCCAAGAATGAGCGCCAAAAAATGAGCAAGGTGATGGAGGGGCTTAGATCCAAGTTCAAAGAAATTCCTGGTATTCAGGTCTACATGAGCCCGGTACAAAATTTACAACTAGGTGGTCGAAGCAGTAAAAGCCGCTATCAATTTACCCTGCAAAGCGTTGGCTTTGAAGGTGTCAATGAATGGGCTGAGAAATTGTTGCAAAAAATGCGCGCTGATCCAATTTTTAAGGATGTCACTAGTGACTCGCAATTAAAAGGTTTGAATGTCAAAATTGAAATTGATCGGGAAAAAGCTGCCAGTGCGGGAGTGTCCATTGCCGATATCCGTACTGCCCTCTACTCTTCCTTTGGTGAAAGGCAGGTATCCACCATCTATACCCCTGTCAATACCTATTATGTGATTTTGGAAACAGCGCAGGATGATCGTCAATTTGAAACAGACTTGAATAAGGTCTTCGTTCGGGGTAGAGCGACAGATAGATTGATTCCGCTATCCAGTCTGGCGAGCTTTGTCAGAACTGTGGGACCCACTGCAGTAAATCATCAGGGTCAAATTCCAGCGGTAACGATTTCTTTTAACCTCGCTCCAGATGTTTTCTTAGGGAATGCAACAAAGGCAATCGATGGCTTTGTTAAGGCAGTTGATTTACCACCTTCCATCATCACGAGCTATGGTGGTGATGCAGCCGTATTTAAAGATAATCAATCTGGTCAGGTCATTTTGCTATTGGCTGCACTGGGGGTTATTTATATCCTGCTTGGCGTTCTGTACGAGAGCTATATCCACCCTCTCACCATTTTGGCTGGCCTGCCCTCCGCAGCGATTGGTGCAATTTTGTCCTTGCGCATCTTCGGATTTGAGCTAACCGTTGTTGCTTCGATCGGCATCTTGCTGCTCATTGGTATTGTGAAGAAAAATGCGATCCTAATGATTGACTTTGC
- a CDS encoding transglycosylase SLT domain-containing protein, whose protein sequence is MEGSVLMLWRYAAILLITLFTGCASTGDWSSDVPTRQDPRASNAKRVNLKNQSVSDLYAPSSNLWIRIRDGFEMEPMNTPLEIEQVRWLSARPDYVHRSMARSSRYLFYIVQEVNARKMPTEIALLPFVESAFVTNAKSSAKAMGLWQFMPATGKDFQLTQNVFRDERRDVLQSTDAALDYLQRLHKQFGSWDLALAAYNWGAGNVSKAQKRNLAAGLPTDYLSLKMPNETRNYVPKLMAYRQIVLDPKAYGIVLPDLENHPYFVAVDVGSDIDVALVIKLSEIPEDEFHSLNPSFKKPVILSNANQQILLPFGHAEVFQENLKKYTKPLSSWTAVQVTKTESVEQAAKTLGVDADTLRAVNGIPKSMRIRAGSTVLIPKTSQRPGDISVALAENGSLSLDKSAPKNCAKGAKCAVAKSGKGTSKGNSAANNAATQHKSASTGLAKSAKNVSSNASSSTPKTSASKGASKIQ, encoded by the coding sequence ATGGAAGGATCGGTTCTGATGTTGTGGCGCTATGCGGCGATATTGCTGATTACGCTATTCACAGGTTGTGCCAGTACTGGAGATTGGTCCTCTGATGTACCGACACGTCAGGATCCCCGCGCTTCTAATGCAAAGCGTGTAAACCTAAAAAATCAATCCGTTAGTGATCTGTACGCACCATCAAGCAACCTCTGGATTCGGATTCGGGATGGCTTCGAGATGGAGCCCATGAATACACCGCTGGAGATCGAACAAGTACGTTGGCTTAGTGCACGCCCAGACTATGTGCATCGCTCAATGGCTCGGTCATCACGCTACCTGTTTTATATCGTGCAAGAGGTAAATGCACGCAAAATGCCCACAGAGATTGCCTTGCTCCCGTTTGTCGAGAGCGCATTTGTGACTAACGCCAAATCTAGTGCAAAGGCTATGGGCTTGTGGCAATTTATGCCTGCAACTGGTAAAGATTTTCAATTAACGCAAAACGTCTTTCGGGATGAGCGCAGGGATGTCTTGCAGTCTACTGATGCAGCATTGGATTACTTGCAACGTTTACATAAGCAGTTTGGTAGCTGGGATCTCGCTTTAGCCGCTTATAACTGGGGCGCGGGCAATGTCTCCAAAGCCCAGAAACGCAATCTTGCTGCAGGACTTCCAACCGATTACCTGAGTCTTAAGATGCCCAATGAGACTCGCAACTATGTTCCGAAGTTAATGGCCTACCGGCAGATTGTTTTGGATCCGAAAGCCTACGGGATTGTTCTGCCAGATCTAGAAAACCATCCGTATTTCGTTGCCGTAGATGTCGGGTCAGATATCGACGTTGCCTTAGTCATTAAATTGAGTGAAATTCCAGAGGACGAGTTTCATAGTCTGAACCCCTCGTTTAAGAAGCCGGTCATCTTGAGTAATGCTAATCAGCAAATCTTGCTACCGTTTGGACATGCTGAGGTCTTCCAGGAAAACTTGAAGAAATACACCAAGCCACTATCTTCTTGGACGGCAGTGCAAGTGACCAAGACAGAATCAGTTGAGCAAGCCGCAAAAACGCTTGGTGTTGATGCCGACACCTTAAGAGCAGTCAATGGCATTCCCAAAAGTATGAGAATTAGGGCGGGTTCAACGGTTCTTATACCTAAAACGAGTCAGCGTCCTGGTGATATCTCAGTGGCATTAGCCGAAAATGGCAGCCTCAGTTTGGATAAGTCAGCGCCTAAAAATTGTGCAAAAGGGGCTAAGTGCGCAGTGGCAAAGTCTGGAAAAGGCACTTCTAAGGGTAATTCTGCTGCGAATAATGCTGCAACTCAGCATAAATCCGCATCGACAGGACTTGCAAAATCTGCGAAAAATGTATCTTCGAATGCAAGTAGCTCGACCCCCAAGACTTCGGCTAGCAAAGGGGCCAGCAAGATTCAGTAA
- the gloB gene encoding hydroxyacylglutathione hydrolase, producing MVKNTLLQVWPIPAFDDNYLWCIHDGQSALIVDPGDAAPVLQYLEQHQLTLTGILITHHHADHTGGILTLLNTLGSNIPVYGPAAIDIPGRTHALMEGDKLEVAAPRISLEVYEVPGHTLSHIAYFANMQANVVEPMLFCGDTLFASGCGRLFEGTPTQMSQSLAKFIALPKNTLVYCTHEYTLSNIRFALAVEPNNANLITWAETAKALRDQHLPTLPTTIGQELQVNPFMRCDQQAVIDAALEVSGEKSLPTPAHVLAVIRAWKDRF from the coding sequence ATGGTGAAGAATACTTTATTGCAAGTTTGGCCGATACCGGCTTTTGATGACAATTACCTCTGGTGTATCCATGATGGCCAGTCTGCTTTGATCGTTGATCCAGGTGATGCTGCCCCCGTACTGCAATATCTTGAGCAACATCAGCTGACCCTGACTGGTATTTTAATTACCCATCACCATGCAGACCATACTGGCGGCATTCTGACTTTACTCAATACCCTTGGCTCGAATATCCCGGTTTATGGCCCTGCCGCGATTGATATTCCGGGTCGTACCCATGCCTTGATGGAAGGCGACAAGTTAGAAGTCGCTGCGCCACGGATTAGTCTTGAGGTTTACGAAGTGCCTGGCCATACTTTGAGTCATATTGCCTACTTTGCAAACATGCAGGCCAATGTAGTTGAGCCTATGCTGTTCTGTGGTGATACCTTATTTGCATCTGGCTGCGGTCGTTTATTTGAAGGCACTCCAACACAGATGAGCCAGTCTCTCGCGAAGTTTATTGCTTTGCCTAAAAACACGCTGGTGTATTGCACCCATGAATACACCTTATCCAATATTCGCTTTGCACTGGCAGTTGAGCCGAATAACGCCAACCTGATTACTTGGGCGGAAACTGCTAAAGCTCTGCGCGATCAACACCTGCCAACATTACCAACAACTATCGGGCAAGAACTGCAAGTGAATCCATTCATGCGCTGTGATCAACAGGCTGTGATTGATGCTGCCCTCGAGGTCTCGGGTGAAAAATCTCTCCCAACACCCGCACATGTCTTGGCGGTAATTCGGGCATGGAAGGATCGGTTCTGA